A single Plasmodium yoelii strain 17X genome assembly, chromosome: 10 DNA region contains:
- a CDS encoding PIR protein, with the protein MDKEVCERFKNVRGWLSHELIVGNITNIDGNLKKYCGNGSCDDPFGKINAGCLYLFDEFFAGFKQFTSVAKRKINIVDYILIWLGYMLNLNKINENGTIDLFYETYINNDDTDNKYNQEIDDVAAYTSYKDLIDKKENLMSIDINDMSKFYDAFILLCDMYIKLEKNSNCDNYLEKAKKFAEAYDVLNEDYYNGEGSPYNQLLSTLSNDYCNLKNKCNQFPTLPTYSRRFVIKRTLIPIAFMIVAVSIFLGIEYKYSSLGFRKRSQKQCLREKIKNIMKKMIH; encoded by the exons ATGGATAAAgaagtg TGTGAAAGGTTCAAGAATGTAAGGGGATGGTTATCCCATGAATTGATTGTAGGAAATATTACAAATATTGATggaaatttgaaaaaatattgtgGTAATGGATCATGTGATGATCCTTTCGGaaaaattaatgctggatgtttatatttgtttgatgAGTTCTTTGCGGGTTTTAAACAGTTTACTTCTGTTGCAAAAAGAAAGATTAATATTGTTGATTACATTTTGATATGGTTAGggtatatgttaaaccttaacaaaattaatgaaaacgGCACTATAGACCTTTTTTatgaaacatatataaataatgatgatacaGATAATAAGTATAATCAGGAAATAGATGATGTTGCTGCTTATACTAgttataaggatcttatagataaaaaagaaaatttgaTGAGTATTGATATTAATgatatgtctaaattttatgatgcatttatattattatgtgacaTGTATATTAAGCTTGAAAAAAACTCAAATTGCGATAATTATTTagaaaaagctaaaaaattTGCTGAAGCATATGATGTACTTAATGAAGATTATTATAATGGTGAAGGCAGCCCCTATAATCAATTATTatctacattatcaaatgattattgtaatttaaaaaataaatgtaatcaATTTCCAACTCTTCCAACATATTCACGAAGATTCGTAATAAAAAGGACACTAATTCCAATTGCATTTATGATTGTTGCAGTATCAATTTTCTTGGGAATTGaatataag tattcgtcacttggatttcggaaacgatctcaaaaacaatgtttaagagaaaaaataaaaaatataatgaagaaaatgattcattaa
- a CDS encoding PIR protein: MNKTMCKKFQDVRNAISDELGDNKMYQFKDNNFLNNYCDHVDFSSSFCNNNNISQNDLDKISAGCLYLLDEFIKECGVDPSLAKNNIDIVDYILIWLIYMINLKYSEESNIIMCFSSAYIYDCDKYTKKIDELTNKSYKDVIGEKWYLLDMDSKIVPKFYKAFKSLCEMYTKFDENKEDCTNYSEKADKFVKQYEELYEDYNKTKDSSYKKVLCTLSTDYDNLIKKCNDTQCCKSSPLPTIETEKIPENCFEETSEKTNVTGYEEFSGEFSGEFSEVTLSELSLVSKLFIVLSIFGAIAIFLGISYKYSLFGFRKRFQKQKLREKLKNVKKRMNH, encoded by the exons atgaataaaactatg tgTAAAAAGTTCCAGGATGTAAGGAACGCGATTTCCGATGAATTGggtgataataaaatgtatcaatttaaagataataattttttaaataattattgtgATCATGTTGATTTTTCAAGTAgtttttgtaataataataatatttctcAAAATGATTTGGATAAAATAagtgctggatgtttatatttgttggatGAATTCATTAAGGAATGTGGTGTGGATCCCTCTCTTGCAAAAAATAACATCGACATTGTTGATTACattttgatatggttaatttatatgataaaCCTGAAATATAGTGAAGAATCAAACATTATAATGTGTTTTTCTAgtgcatacatatatgatTGTGATAAGTATACCAAGAAAATAGATGAATTAACTAATAAGAGTTATAAGGATGTTATAGGTGAAAAATGGTATTTGTTGGATATGGATAGTAAAATTGTAcctaaattttataaagcatttaaatcgttatgtgaaatgtatactaaatttgatgaaaataagGAAGATTGCACAAACTATTCGGAAAAAGCTGATAAATTTGTTAAACAATATGAAGAACTTTACGAGGATTATAATAAGACTAAAGATagttcatataaaaaagtaTTGTGTACTTTATCAAccgattatgataatttaataaagaaATGTAATGATACTCAGTGTTGCAAATCTTCACCCCTTCCAACGATAGAAACAGAAAAAATTCCTGAAAATTGTTTTGAAGAAACTTCTGAAAAAACTAATGTAACAGGATATGAAGAATTTTCTGGAGAATTTTCTGGAGAATTTTCTGAGGTTACATTATCAGAATTATCACTAGTaagtaaattatttatagttttatcgatatttggtgcaatagcaatttttttaggaatttcttataag tattcgttatttggatttcggaaacgatttcaaaaacaaaaattaagagaaaagctaaaaaatgtaaagaagagaatgaatcattaa